ACGTTTAGAAAAATTTCTAAATTATAATAATATTTCACAAGCATTAGGTTATGAAGCTATGGAATTAGCACACTATAATGAAAAATTTGATGAATATCATCATATTGAAAAACTTTTAATTAATGAAAAAAATGATGTAAACATGCAAAAACTTATGCAGTTTATTGAATCAAATACGATTTTAAAATATACAAAATCCGGAAAGCTCTTGCTTGATATATCAAGTCAAGGTGTTAGTAAAGAAGAAGCATTGAAAAAAGTCTGTGAGTTTTGTGATATATCATTAGATGAAGTGATTGCTTTTGGTGATTATGATAATGATATTGGCATGATGGAAGCGGCTGGTTTTAGTGTTGCTCCAAAAAACGCATCAGATAAAGCTTTAGAAGCCGCAGATTATATCACAATGTCAAATGATGATGATGGCATAGCATACGTGTTAAATAAATTAATAGAGATGGGGAAAATCTAATGAAAATAAAAAAAATAGTTTTAGATGAAATGTATCGTGCATATTCAACTGGTTCAACAACAATTGATAATAAATTGTATTTAATTGTAGCTAGTGAAGCAATTGATGGAAGTTGTTATGCATATAGTGGAAAAGACTTTAGCGAGAAAAAAGTTGTTTGGGAAAAAGCTGGAGGCACAATGTCTATTGTCGAAATCCCAAATAGAAATGGTGAATTTTT
The sequence above is drawn from the Mariniplasma anaerobium genome and encodes:
- a CDS encoding HAD family hydrolase, with the protein product MHKTKELVSINNIKMAVFDLDGTLLNSKGDLSEENIQTLIKAKHKGLKIVIASGRIYPMLQSYIKRIGVVDYVISANGASIDKIDEHMRIHEIYIDQSEAEKVVDFCKLNDIECLILKREVSYYPDRSERLEKFLNYNNISQALGYEAMELAHYNEKFDEYHHIEKLLINEKNDVNMQKLMQFIESNTILKYTKSGKLLLDISSQGVSKEEALKKVCEFCDISLDEVIAFGDYDNDIGMMEAAGFSVAPKNASDKALEAADYITMSNDDDGIAYVLNKLIEMGKI